One genomic region from Streptomyces sp. NBC_01304 encodes:
- a CDS encoding rhodanese-like domain-containing protein, producing the protein MTVSPAELTDRSADKTLVLDVRAPGEYAAGHVPGAVNLPLDSLQTLLPELREAAAHRELIVVCAAGQRSATACDLLTGAGIEAIGLAGGTDAWRAAGLAVRTAPHQGRAVWAMDRQVRFTAGSLVLLGLAAGLLTPWALLLSAGVASGLIYSGLSNTCGMAAMLGKLPFNRPRPEALDTARHALRAA; encoded by the coding sequence CTGACCGTGAGCCCCGCCGAGCTGACCGACCGGAGCGCCGACAAGACGCTCGTCCTCGATGTCCGCGCACCGGGCGAGTACGCCGCCGGGCATGTCCCCGGCGCCGTCAACCTCCCGCTGGACAGCCTCCAGACGCTGCTGCCCGAGCTGCGCGAGGCCGCCGCGCACCGCGAACTGATAGTGGTGTGCGCCGCCGGACAGCGCTCGGCCACCGCCTGCGACCTGCTCACCGGGGCCGGGATCGAGGCCATCGGGCTCGCCGGCGGCACCGACGCCTGGCGGGCGGCCGGGCTGGCCGTCCGCACGGCGCCGCATCAGGGACGTGCGGTGTGGGCGATGGACCGCCAAGTCCGTTTCACCGCTGGTTCGTTGGTGCTGCTCGGCCTGGCCGCCGGGCTGCTCACCCCATGGGCCCTACTGCTGTCGGCCGGGGTGGCCTCGGGTCTGATCTACTCGGGCCTGAGCAACACCTGCGGCATGGCCGCCATGCTCGGCAAGCTCCCCTTCAACCGGCCCCGCCCCGAGGCCCTGGACACCGCACGGCACGCCCTGCGCGCGGCCTGA
- a CDS encoding metal-sensitive transcriptional regulator, whose amino-acid sequence MNADQETMTPVLNRLRRAQGQLAGVIAMIEAGRDCKDVVTQLAAVSRALDRAGFKIIASGMRDCMNATDGEQPPLSEAELEKLFLTLA is encoded by the coding sequence ATGAACGCCGACCAGGAGACGATGACGCCTGTGCTCAACCGGCTGCGCCGGGCCCAGGGGCAGCTGGCCGGGGTCATCGCGATGATCGAGGCGGGGCGGGACTGCAAGGACGTGGTGACCCAACTCGCGGCGGTGTCACGGGCCTTGGACCGCGCCGGATTCAAGATCATCGCATCCGGGATGCGGGACTGCATGAACGCCACGGACGGGGAACAGCCGCCACTGAGCGAGGCCGAGCTGGAGAAGCTGTTCCTGACGCTGGCCTGA
- a CDS encoding enoyl-CoA hydratase/isomerase family protein, with protein MTYDDDLVLERTEGHAGRLTLNRPRALNALNHPMVRALDAALERWADDPAVKTVVISGAGERGLCAGGDIRAIREDVLRTGGTESAAFWADEYRLNARIAAFPKPYVALMDGIVMGGGVGVSAHGSVRIVTERSRIAMPETTIGFVPDVGGTYLLSRAPGELGTHLALTGGSVGAADAQLCGLADHFVPSGRLPDLAADLAHRSVDEVLARYAEQAPDGDLAADRDWIDACYSCDDVQEIVDRLLDAGVPAAKEAAQTLLAKSPTSVKVTLAALRRARELPSLERVLEQEYRVSCAGLASPDLPEGVRAQVVDKDRNPRWQPATLAEVSPQDVERFFVAPAWGDWSPAAPRF; from the coding sequence ATGACGTACGACGACGATCTCGTCCTTGAACGGACCGAGGGCCACGCGGGCCGGCTGACCCTGAACCGCCCGCGTGCCCTCAACGCGCTCAACCACCCCATGGTCCGCGCCCTCGACGCGGCTCTTGAGCGCTGGGCCGACGACCCGGCGGTCAAAACCGTGGTGATCAGCGGGGCGGGGGAGCGCGGCCTGTGCGCGGGCGGCGACATCCGGGCCATCCGCGAGGACGTCCTGCGCACCGGGGGCACCGAGTCCGCGGCGTTCTGGGCCGACGAGTACCGCCTCAACGCCCGCATCGCCGCCTTTCCGAAGCCGTACGTCGCCCTCATGGACGGCATCGTGATGGGCGGCGGCGTCGGCGTCTCCGCGCACGGCAGCGTCCGCATCGTCACCGAGCGCTCGCGCATCGCCATGCCGGAGACGACGATCGGCTTCGTCCCCGACGTCGGCGGCACGTATCTGCTGTCCCGCGCCCCCGGCGAGCTCGGCACCCACCTCGCCCTCACCGGGGGTTCCGTGGGCGCGGCCGACGCCCAACTCTGCGGACTGGCCGACCACTTCGTGCCCTCCGGCCGACTGCCGGACCTCGCGGCCGACCTCGCGCACCGGTCCGTGGACGAGGTGCTCGCGCGGTACGCGGAGCAGGCGCCGGACGGTGACCTCGCCGCGGACCGCGACTGGATCGACGCGTGCTACTCCTGCGACGACGTACAGGAGATCGTCGACCGGCTCCTCGACGCCGGCGTACCGGCCGCCAAGGAAGCGGCCCAGACGCTCCTCGCCAAGTCCCCGACCTCCGTCAAGGTCACCCTTGCCGCGCTGCGCAGGGCCCGCGAACTGCCCTCCCTGGAAAGGGTGTTGGAGCAGGAGTACCGCGTGTCGTGCGCCGGGCTCGCGAGCCCGGACCTGCCCGAGGGGGTGCGGGCGCAGGTGGTCGACAAGGACCGCAACCCGCGCTGGCAACCCGCCACCCTCGCCGAGGTGTCGCCGCAGGACGTGGAGCGGTTCTTCGTGGCGCCTGCTTGGGGGGACTGGTCCCCGGCGGCGCCGAGGTTCTGA
- the trpS gene encoding tryptophan--tRNA ligase has protein sequence MSNDITTPTATEPTDAHTATGAVDAGTAQRRSAEIEEQLRRDPGPFRVLTGDRPTGKLHLGHYFGTLRNRVRLQNLGVDTFVVVADYQVLTDRDLADHLSEHVEDLVLDYLATGIDPERSTIFAHSAVPALNQLLLPFLSLISVAELNRNPTVKDEIAHSRQSAVSGLMFTYPVHQAADILFCKANLVPVGQDQLPHLEVTRTVARRFNDRYGTDGPVFPTPDALLSAAPLLLGTDGTKMSKSRGNSIALAHTADETARLIKGAKTDAERRITYDPAARPEVSSLVLLAALCQDRDPRDIAEEIGDGGGAVLKKTVTDAVNEHLAPLRARRAEYAADRAFLRKILRAGNERANEVAEQTLSEVRRAMGTAY, from the coding sequence ATGAGCAACGACATCACCACCCCCACGGCCACCGAGCCGACCGACGCCCACACCGCCACCGGGGCCGTCGACGCCGGCACGGCCCAGCGACGCAGCGCCGAGATCGAGGAGCAGCTGCGGCGCGATCCAGGCCCCTTCCGGGTCCTGACCGGCGACCGGCCCACGGGGAAGCTGCACCTGGGCCACTACTTCGGCACGCTGCGTAATCGCGTACGGCTGCAGAACCTGGGCGTCGACACCTTTGTCGTCGTCGCCGACTACCAGGTGCTCACCGACCGTGACCTCGCCGATCACCTGAGCGAGCACGTCGAGGACCTGGTCCTCGACTACCTGGCGACCGGCATCGACCCCGAGCGGTCCACGATCTTCGCGCACAGCGCGGTGCCCGCCCTCAACCAGCTGCTGCTGCCCTTCCTGTCCCTGATCTCGGTCGCCGAGCTGAACCGCAACCCCACGGTCAAGGACGAGATCGCCCACTCCCGGCAGTCCGCGGTCAGCGGCCTGATGTTCACGTACCCGGTACACCAGGCCGCCGACATCCTGTTCTGCAAGGCCAACCTCGTGCCGGTCGGCCAGGACCAGCTGCCGCACCTGGAAGTCACCCGCACCGTCGCCCGCCGCTTCAACGACCGCTACGGGACGGACGGCCCGGTCTTCCCGACGCCCGACGCCCTGCTGTCCGCCGCCCCGCTGCTGCTCGGCACCGACGGCACCAAGATGAGCAAGTCCCGCGGCAACTCCATCGCGCTCGCGCACACCGCCGACGAGACCGCCCGCCTGATCAAGGGCGCCAAGACGGACGCCGAGCGTCGCATCACCTACGACCCGGCGGCCCGCCCCGAGGTCTCCAGCCTGGTGCTGCTCGCCGCGCTGTGCCAGGACCGGGACCCGCGGGACATCGCCGAGGAGATCGGCGACGGCGGCGGAGCCGTGCTGAAGAAGACGGTGACCGACGCGGTCAACGAACACCTCGCCCCCCTCAGGGCCCGCCGCGCGGAGTACGCCGCCGACCGCGCGTTCCTCCGCAAGATCCTGCGGGCGGGCAACGAGCGGGCGAACGAGGTCGCCGAGCAGACGCTGAGCGAGGTCCGCAGGGCCATGGGCACCGCATACTGA
- a CDS encoding sensor histidine kinase: protein MRRPSWLRKGWPARTLSIHTRLFLGFAGALAVSAALMVAIIYSGMRFLPTYDFQDTVVITDTRVPNQPAHTGEPLPEVSLPPGVKPGTRVDGSISSKEDVWNTVLWVSVGGLLLVMTIGLLVGWRLSKRLLAPLGIISQAAAQAADGRLDSRINAQGPADELKQLADTFDTMLARLEESFAAHQRFAANASHELLTPLATTRAVLQVAVADPTGEEFAELAPMLVETNERNITIVKALLDLAAAEHTPFDPEPVDLADLAEAAAAERAGQAAEAGIRLETDAEADCTVSGNTTLLRQLVLNLLDNALRYNVPGGSVHLAVLREQQAALDVEHVVLEVENTGPYVDEAVAQRLFEPFYRLRPRVASDRSGHGLGLAIVRSVGHAHHGTVTARANPDGGLTVRVELPAGPGQKALPGPHTVS, encoded by the coding sequence GTGAGACGGCCCTCCTGGCTGCGCAAGGGGTGGCCCGCCCGCACCCTGAGCATCCACACCCGGCTCTTCCTGGGCTTCGCCGGCGCCCTCGCCGTCTCGGCCGCCCTGATGGTCGCCATCATCTACTCAGGGATGCGGTTCCTGCCGACGTACGACTTCCAGGACACCGTTGTCATCACCGATACCCGTGTCCCGAACCAGCCGGCGCACACCGGGGAGCCCCTGCCCGAGGTCAGCCTGCCGCCGGGGGTCAAGCCGGGCACCAGGGTGGACGGGTCGATCAGCAGCAAGGAAGACGTCTGGAACACCGTGCTGTGGGTGTCCGTCGGCGGGCTGCTCCTGGTGATGACGATCGGCCTGCTGGTCGGCTGGCGGCTGTCCAAGCGGCTGCTCGCACCGCTCGGCATCATCAGCCAGGCCGCCGCGCAGGCCGCGGACGGCCGACTCGACAGCCGCATCAACGCCCAGGGCCCCGCCGACGAGTTGAAGCAGCTGGCCGACACCTTCGACACGATGCTGGCCCGTCTTGAGGAGTCCTTCGCCGCCCATCAGCGCTTCGCGGCCAACGCCTCGCACGAACTGCTCACCCCGCTGGCCACCACCCGCGCCGTGCTGCAGGTCGCCGTCGCCGACCCCACCGGCGAGGAGTTCGCGGAACTCGCCCCGATGCTGGTCGAGACGAACGAACGCAACATCACCATCGTCAAGGCCCTCCTCGACCTGGCCGCCGCCGAGCACACCCCCTTCGACCCCGAACCGGTGGACCTGGCCGACCTCGCCGAGGCCGCGGCCGCCGAACGCGCCGGGCAGGCAGCGGAGGCCGGCATCCGCCTGGAGACCGACGCCGAGGCCGACTGCACCGTCAGCGGCAACACCACCCTGCTGCGCCAGCTCGTGCTGAACCTCCTCGACAACGCCCTGAGGTACAACGTGCCGGGCGGCTCGGTGCACCTCGCGGTCCTGCGCGAGCAGCAAGCGGCCCTCGACGTCGAGCACGTGGTCCTCGAAGTGGAGAACACCGGGCCGTACGTCGACGAAGCCGTCGCCCAGCGCCTGTTCGAGCCCTTCTACCGGTTGCGGCCCCGCGTCGCCAGCGACCGCTCCGGCCACGGCCTGGGCCTGGCCATAGTCCGCTCCGTCGGCCACGCCCACCACGGCACGGTCACCGCGCGGGCGAACCCGGACGGGGGCCTGACGGTGCGGGTCGAGCTTCCCGCGGGCCCGGGGCAAAAGGCCCTGCCCGGCCCGCACACCGTGAGCTAG
- a CDS encoding response regulator transcription factor, protein MRVLVVEDEQYMARVLEIGLRREAIAVDVVHDGAAALDRVAVYDYDAVILDRDLPGIHGDEVCRRIVAMRLECRILMLTAAGRLGDKVEGLGLGADDYLAKPFDFPELIARLRALYRRSPMAHAPVLTFADVSFDTHRRRVLRAGQEVRLTPKELAVLELLMRADGGVLSAEYLLDKAWDAHADPLTNAVRLVVHTLRKKLGEPQLVHTAISAGYYLGAK, encoded by the coding sequence GTGCGGGTGCTGGTGGTCGAGGACGAGCAGTACATGGCCCGGGTCCTGGAGATCGGCCTGCGCCGCGAGGCCATCGCCGTCGACGTCGTGCACGACGGGGCGGCCGCCCTGGACAGGGTCGCCGTCTACGACTACGACGCGGTGATCCTCGACCGCGACCTGCCCGGCATCCACGGCGACGAGGTGTGCCGCCGCATCGTCGCCATGCGCCTGGAGTGCCGCATCCTCATGCTGACCGCCGCCGGACGCCTCGGCGACAAGGTCGAGGGCCTCGGCCTCGGCGCCGACGACTACCTGGCGAAACCCTTCGACTTCCCCGAACTCATCGCCCGCCTGCGGGCGTTGTACCGGCGCAGCCCCATGGCCCACGCGCCCGTCCTCACCTTTGCCGACGTCTCCTTCGACACCCACCGGCGGCGCGTGCTGCGCGCCGGACAGGAGGTGCGCCTCACGCCGAAGGAACTGGCCGTCCTGGAACTGCTCATGCGCGCCGACGGCGGCGTACTGAGCGCCGAATACCTCCTCGACAAGGCGTGGGACGCGCACGCCGACCCGCTGACCAACGCGGTACGTCTCGTCGTGCACACCCTGCGCAAGAAGCTGGGCGAGCCGCAGCTGGTGCACACGGCGATCAGTGCCGGCTACTACCTGGGAGCGAAGTGA
- a CDS encoding ABC transporter permease, giving the protein MNLFKRAWWRLTSHLGKTLMLVGLFFVICTLVLSGFLIQSAAARAAESAKNSVGAVATMQLDLNALINSGKMQKPEGQQGGMIGAEGDLKRGLVDKICKSSVVAQCNYMKDGVAAPTKQVKLHQPVPAPGGQDSGGVDFFKVDGIRDLNAVKDFRNGDSKIISGSGIKPDSKDDMVVIEERVAKDNHLKVGDKVKLNANIQHPDGKLGTKEMDFVVGGIYKNNTADTGTYVPPMMAPSNQIYVSPDGATRLDGKKVGADGGIVKEATFTLRDPGDLDQLKKDAEAAGADLKIFPISVNDKQYKTLVGPISKTADFASVTVWLVALAGTVILALIVASSLRERRKELGILLSLGEKKPKLLGQHLVEVVACAVLAIGFAAAGSQFLSQAIGNQLLSGEVSSANQQAENDANKPDPSDPTGGANKSNEPEVKPIDKMDIRLGPADIAKVGATGLGIAALATLVPGARVLRLNPRDILTKGD; this is encoded by the coding sequence ATGAATCTGTTCAAACGGGCGTGGTGGCGGCTGACCAGCCATCTCGGCAAGACCTTGATGCTGGTCGGGCTGTTCTTCGTCATCTGCACGCTGGTGCTCTCGGGCTTTCTCATCCAGTCCGCCGCGGCGCGGGCCGCCGAGTCGGCGAAGAACAGCGTGGGCGCAGTGGCCACGATGCAGCTGGATCTGAACGCCCTCATCAACTCGGGGAAGATGCAGAAGCCCGAGGGCCAGCAGGGCGGCATGATCGGCGCCGAGGGTGATCTGAAGCGCGGCCTCGTGGACAAGATCTGCAAGTCGTCGGTGGTCGCCCAGTGCAACTACATGAAGGACGGTGTCGCGGCCCCCACCAAGCAGGTCAAGCTGCACCAGCCGGTGCCCGCGCCGGGGGGCCAGGACTCCGGTGGCGTGGACTTCTTCAAGGTGGACGGGATCCGTGACCTGAACGCGGTCAAGGACTTCCGCAACGGCGACTCGAAGATCATCTCCGGTTCCGGGATCAAGCCGGACAGCAAGGACGACATGGTCGTCATCGAGGAGCGGGTGGCCAAGGACAACCACCTCAAGGTCGGCGACAAGGTCAAGCTCAACGCCAACATCCAGCACCCCGACGGCAAGCTGGGCACCAAGGAGATGGACTTCGTCGTCGGCGGCATCTACAAGAACAACACCGCGGACACCGGCACGTACGTACCGCCAATGATGGCCCCGTCGAACCAGATCTACGTCTCCCCGGACGGCGCGACCCGGCTCGACGGCAAGAAGGTCGGCGCCGACGGCGGCATCGTCAAGGAGGCCACCTTCACCCTCCGCGACCCCGGCGACCTGGACCAGCTGAAGAAGGACGCGGAGGCGGCCGGGGCCGACCTCAAGATCTTCCCGATCAGCGTCAACGACAAGCAGTACAAGACCCTGGTCGGCCCGATCAGCAAGACCGCCGACTTCGCCTCCGTCACCGTCTGGCTGGTCGCGCTCGCGGGCACCGTCATCCTCGCCCTGATCGTCGCCTCGTCGCTGCGCGAACGCCGCAAGGAGCTGGGCATCCTGCTCTCCCTCGGCGAGAAGAAGCCCAAGCTGCTCGGCCAGCACCTGGTCGAGGTGGTCGCCTGCGCGGTCCTCGCGATCGGCTTCGCCGCCGCGGGCAGCCAGTTCCTCTCCCAGGCCATCGGCAATCAGCTGCTCTCCGGCGAGGTCTCCTCCGCCAACCAGCAGGCCGAGAACGACGCCAACAAGCCCGACCCCAGCGACCCGACCGGCGGCGCGAACAAGAGCAACGAACCCGAGGTCAAGCCCATCGACAAGATGGACATCCGGCTCGGCCCCGCCGACATCGCCAAGGTCGGCGCCACGGGCCTCGGCATCGCCGCCCTGGCCACCCTCGTCCCCGGCGCCCGCGTGCTGCGCCTCAACCCGCGCGACATCCTCACGAAGGGCGACTGA
- a CDS encoding ABC transporter ATP-binding protein: MTSPGAAPVLELTDLTRTYQTSNRRRTVLKGVDYSFESGRMYAVIGPSGSGKTTLLSLASGLDAPSSGSVRFKGQDVSALGLGRYRNRHVATVFQSLNLLTYMTAVQNITSAMEITGVKGVNKKKRAVELLDLLGVDGVDQNRKTLQLSGGQQQRVAIARALACEVDILFADEPTGSLDHETAAGIIAVFQKLAHDEGKCVIVVTHSREVADASDEVLQLKRGKLSAR, translated from the coding sequence ATGACTTCCCCCGGCGCGGCTCCCGTGCTCGAACTCACCGACCTGACCCGCACCTACCAGACCAGCAACCGCAGGCGCACCGTCCTCAAGGGTGTCGACTACTCCTTCGAGTCCGGCCGCATGTACGCCGTCATCGGCCCCTCCGGCAGCGGCAAGACGACGCTGCTCTCCCTGGCCAGCGGCCTGGACGCGCCGAGTTCCGGCAGCGTCCGCTTCAAGGGCCAGGACGTCTCGGCGCTTGGCCTCGGCCGGTACCGCAACCGTCATGTGGCCACGGTCTTCCAGTCGTTGAACCTGCTCACCTACATGACGGCGGTGCAGAACATCACCTCCGCCATGGAGATCACCGGCGTGAAGGGCGTCAACAAGAAGAAGCGCGCCGTCGAACTCCTGGACCTGCTCGGCGTGGACGGCGTCGACCAGAACCGCAAGACCCTGCAGCTGTCCGGCGGCCAGCAGCAGCGCGTGGCCATCGCCCGGGCGCTGGCCTGCGAGGTCGACATCCTCTTCGCGGACGAGCCCACCGGGAGCCTCGACCACGAGACGGCGGCCGGGATCATCGCCGTGTTCCAGAAGCTGGCGCACGACGAGGGCAAGTGCGTGATCGTGGTGACGCACTCCCGGGAGGTCGCGGACGCCTCGGACGAGGTGCTGCAGCTCAAGCGGGGGAAGCTCAGCGCGCGGTAG
- a CDS encoding helix-turn-helix transcriptional regulator: protein MHSSHISPVFVGRSAELTALGEALSRADAGEPRALFVGGEAGVGKTRLIQEFVGRAAADGAVVALGGCVEVGADALPYHPVSTALRSLRRQLGAEVDAAVAGQEGELARLLPELGEMDRGHIETDGRARLFELTVRLLEHLAADRTLVLVLEDLHWADRSTRELLSYLLRALTDSRLLIVATYRTDDLHRRHPLRPALAEYERLRTVTRLALPRFDRTEVGRQLASLRGEIPDEQVLDRVFARSEGNAFFVEELACSIREGSPGGISESLRDLLLVRVEALPDEVQRVVRITAEGGSEVEFRLLATVTGLAEDELIEALRTAVGAAVLLPYDEGESYRFRHALMREAVAGDLLPGERSRLSRRYAEALEADPTLVRAEERAGRLAGYWFDARDPARALPAVLAAAAAVRGRHAFAEQHHLLERALELWDDAPEELRGKAMRQGVEDGLGPSITPDVPGDFVDLLAAIAVAARFAGERERALALCKRALRKLDGDPLRAAWFWTERHKLMRDLARSDGWDEIAHAQKLVQDLPPSVVQAEVLTRAAYWHVVHRPTPAVVEAAEQAVELCRVTGAETTGLGARLTLAWLTIHAGDVEAGLAQARAVCARELEPGNANVLLRGHGNLSTALHGLGRYAEAVVVAEKGSGLAERYGLPDTASYIDGNLAESLTQLGRWADADEVLGRALGRRGVSARILSLIAEGRAELALLRGAYDEARSRMAETGSSTAGLYPEPQVTLAVGRVAIALAAADGRILDVRSLLDEAVGEAIPFGHHRYGWPLLYAAAAAEARARGHAVAEPGRAAAVERIRTAMRGQPRFVPLWAAQALMTEAELLTAEGEDATARWTEAVAVIGRSEAPVLLATARLRLAEALIGQGGAGSRPAAGELLRQAEAVARELGAAPLHTEITSLAGRARIPLREADAKAAPRAELGLTEREGEVLRLVAAGRSNRGIAEELFISPKTASVHVSNILAKLGASGRGEAAAIAHRLGVFDE, encoded by the coding sequence GTGCACAGCAGTCACATAAGCCCTGTCTTCGTGGGCCGCAGCGCCGAACTGACCGCCCTCGGCGAGGCGCTGTCCCGGGCCGACGCCGGGGAGCCCCGCGCCCTCTTCGTGGGCGGCGAGGCCGGCGTCGGCAAGACCCGGCTGATCCAGGAATTCGTCGGCAGGGCCGCCGCTGACGGAGCCGTCGTCGCCCTCGGCGGCTGCGTCGAGGTCGGCGCCGACGCCCTGCCGTACCACCCCGTCTCCACCGCCCTGCGCTCCCTGCGCCGCCAACTGGGCGCGGAGGTCGACGCCGCGGTCGCCGGCCAGGAGGGCGAACTCGCCCGGCTGCTGCCCGAACTCGGCGAGATGGACCGGGGCCACATCGAGACCGACGGCCGCGCCCGGCTCTTCGAGCTCACCGTACGCCTCCTCGAACATCTCGCCGCGGACCGCACCCTCGTCCTCGTCCTGGAGGACCTGCACTGGGCCGACCGCTCCACCCGCGAACTGCTCAGCTACCTGCTGCGCGCCCTCACCGACAGCCGCCTGCTCATCGTCGCCACCTACCGCACCGACGACCTGCACCGCCGCCATCCGTTGCGTCCCGCCCTCGCCGAGTACGAGCGGCTGCGCACCGTCACCCGCCTCGCCCTGCCCCGCTTCGACCGCACCGAGGTCGGCCGCCAACTCGCCTCCCTGCGCGGCGAGATACCCGACGAGCAGGTACTCGACCGGGTCTTCGCACGCTCCGAGGGCAACGCGTTCTTCGTCGAGGAGCTGGCCTGCAGCATCCGCGAAGGCTCCCCGGGCGGCATCAGCGAGTCCCTGCGAGACCTGCTCCTGGTCCGGGTCGAGGCACTGCCGGACGAGGTGCAGCGCGTCGTGCGGATCACCGCCGAGGGCGGCTCCGAGGTGGAGTTCCGGCTCCTCGCCACCGTCACCGGCCTCGCCGAGGACGAGCTGATCGAGGCCCTGCGCACCGCCGTCGGCGCCGCCGTCCTGCTGCCGTACGACGAGGGCGAGTCCTACCGTTTCCGGCACGCCCTGATGCGCGAGGCCGTGGCCGGCGACCTGCTGCCCGGCGAGCGCTCCCGGCTCAGCCGCCGCTACGCCGAGGCGCTGGAGGCCGACCCCACGCTCGTACGCGCCGAGGAGCGGGCCGGGCGTCTCGCCGGCTACTGGTTCGATGCCCGCGACCCCGCCCGCGCGCTGCCCGCCGTGCTCGCCGCGGCCGCCGCCGTCCGTGGCCGGCACGCGTTCGCCGAGCAGCACCATCTGCTCGAGCGGGCACTGGAGTTGTGGGACGACGCTCCCGAGGAGCTGCGCGGCAAGGCGATGCGGCAGGGCGTCGAGGACGGCCTGGGTCCATCCATCACCCCGGACGTGCCCGGGGACTTCGTGGACCTGCTCGCCGCGATCGCCGTCGCCGCGCGCTTCGCGGGAGAGCGGGAGCGGGCCCTCGCCCTCTGCAAGCGGGCACTGCGCAAGCTGGACGGCGACCCTCTGCGGGCGGCCTGGTTCTGGACCGAGCGCCACAAGCTGATGCGTGACCTCGCCCGCTCCGACGGCTGGGACGAGATCGCCCACGCGCAGAAGCTGGTGCAGGACCTGCCGCCGTCCGTCGTGCAGGCCGAGGTGCTGACGCGTGCGGCGTACTGGCACGTGGTGCACCGGCCGACGCCGGCGGTGGTCGAGGCCGCGGAACAGGCGGTGGAGCTCTGCCGGGTGACGGGCGCCGAGACCACCGGGCTCGGCGCGCGGCTCACCCTGGCCTGGCTCACCATCCACGCGGGCGACGTCGAGGCCGGGCTCGCGCAGGCCCGCGCCGTGTGCGCCCGGGAGCTGGAGCCGGGCAACGCCAACGTCCTGCTGCGCGGCCACGGCAACCTGTCCACGGCGCTGCACGGCCTGGGCCGCTACGCCGAGGCCGTCGTGGTCGCCGAGAAGGGCAGCGGCCTCGCCGAGCGGTACGGGCTGCCGGACACCGCCTCGTACATCGACGGCAACCTCGCCGAGTCCCTCACCCAGCTCGGCCGCTGGGCCGACGCCGACGAAGTGCTCGGCCGGGCCCTCGGCCGCCGCGGGGTGAGCGCCCGCATCCTGTCGCTGATCGCCGAGGGGAGGGCCGAACTGGCCCTGCTCCGGGGCGCGTACGACGAGGCCCGGAGCAGGATGGCGGAGACCGGCAGCAGCACCGCCGGCCTCTACCCCGAGCCGCAGGTCACCCTGGCCGTGGGCCGCGTGGCCATCGCGCTGGCGGCCGCCGACGGCCGGATCCTCGACGTCCGCTCCCTGCTGGACGAGGCGGTCGGCGAGGCCATCCCGTTCGGCCACCATCGCTACGGCTGGCCGCTGCTGTACGCAGCCGCGGCGGCGGAGGCGCGGGCCCGCGGCCACGCGGTGGCCGAGCCGGGGCGCGCGGCCGCGGTGGAGCGGATCCGCACGGCGATGCGGGGCCAGCCCCGCTTCGTACCGCTGTGGGCCGCCCAGGCCCTGATGACCGAGGCCGAACTGCTCACCGCCGAGGGCGAGGACGCCACCGCCCGTTGGACGGAGGCCGTCGCCGTCATCGGGCGGTCGGAGGCCCCGGTGCTCCTCGCCACCGCCCGGCTGCGACTCGCGGAAGCCTTGATCGGCCAGGGCGGCGCCGGGTCCCGCCCGGCGGCCGGTGAGCTGCTGCGGCAGGCCGAGGCGGTGGCGCGGGAGTTGGGCGCGGCGCCGCTCCACACGGAGATCACCTCGCTGGCCGGCCGGGCCCGGATCCCGCTGCGGGAAGCCGACGCGAAGGCGGCACCTAGGGCCGAGCTGGGGCTGACCGAGCGCGAGGGGGAGGTGCTGCGGCTGGTCGCCGCCGGGCGGAGCAACCGGGGAATCGCCGAGGAACTGTTCATCTCACCGAAGACGGCGAGCGTGCACGTCTCCAACATCCTGGCCAAGCTGGGCGCTTCGGGCCGGGGGGAGGCCGCCGCCATCGCACACCGGCTGGGCGTCTTCGACGAGTGA
- a CDS encoding carboxypeptidase-like regulatory domain-containing protein, whose protein sequence is MSDRESAVEITGVVRDASGAPVAGAHVLFTDGPVPLPDIAALTDGGGGFSLAAPAPGDYTILCRADPVLGSPGTARATVHVGPPGRGAAAAQVRVELTLG, encoded by the coding sequence ATGAGCGATCGTGAGTCCGCAGTGGAGATCACCGGCGTCGTCCGTGACGCCTCGGGGGCACCGGTGGCGGGCGCCCATGTCCTGTTCACCGACGGGCCCGTGCCGCTGCCGGACATCGCCGCCCTGACGGACGGCGGGGGAGGGTTCTCCCTCGCCGCACCCGCGCCGGGCGACTACACGATCCTGTGCCGGGCGGACCCCGTTCTGGGCTCGCCCGGCACGGCCCGGGCCACGGTCCACGTCGGGCCGCCCGGCCGGGGCGCGGCGGCGGCACAGGTGCGGGTCGAGCTGACCCTCGGCTGA